Proteins found in one Candidatus Woesearchaeota archaeon genomic segment:
- a CDS encoding DNA-directed RNA polymerase — protein GDFNRGGRSNFDGPREMHTATCADCGKECQVPFKPQEGRPVYCRDCYAKKKTY, from the coding sequence GGGAGATTTTAACCGAGGCGGACGAAGTAACTTCGACGGACCGCGAGAAATGCACACCGCAACCTGCGCAGACTGTGGCAAGGAATGTCAAGTTCCTTTCAAGCCCCAAGAAGGCAGACCAGTGTACTGCAGAGACTGTTACGCAAAGAAGAAAACATACTAG
- a CDS encoding minichromosome maintenance protein MCM, with product MVDIEAVEQIRRFEEFIQRNAYPLLLKNVSAGIQSLALDCGELAQFDPELVDSLLDDPEEVIKAAEMAVLELDLPSKPKDFKIRFKNLPSTQKVMIRDIRSKHVGRFLSVNGIVRQKSDVRPQVTSARFECPSCGNVISVLQLDTKFKDPSRCGCGRKGKFKLLSKEMVDAQRIVLEESPDNLDGGDQPKRMDIFLKQDLVSPLTDRKTNPGTKILINGIVKEVPITLKEGGQSIRFDLLVEANYVQPIDEDVLEMGITPEEEARIKQIAGDPQVYEKLAYSLAPSIYGHDRTKEAIVMQLVGGCHKKREDGTRTRGDLHVLLIGDPGAGKSMLLKRSQVVAPKSRYVTGKGATGAGLTAAVVRDEFLKGWALEAGALVLANNGFVMIDELDKMSKEDRSAMHEALEQQTVSISKANIQATLRCETTVLAAANPKFGRFDPYEMIAKQIDLPPTLINRFDLIFPIKDLPDAKNDAKMASFILALHKEGIKEDVEIETDMLRKFIAYVRKNIHPKLTDEAIEEIKDYYVSMRNTGQEEAGIKSIPITARQLEALVRLSEASAKVRLSATVSREDAKRAISLVDYCLRQIGLDKETGKIDIDRITSGISASQRNRIVIVKEIISEVEKAMGKTVPVEEVIRAAEEKGIPREQVDEVIEKLKRAGDIFEPKKGFVTRI from the coding sequence GTGGTAGACATCGAGGCAGTAGAACAAATTAGGCGGTTTGAGGAATTCATCCAGCGTAATGCCTATCCGCTTCTTCTTAAAAATGTGAGTGCCGGCATCCAAAGCCTTGCCCTTGATTGTGGAGAACTCGCACAATTTGACCCCGAACTGGTAGACAGCCTTCTTGATGATCCGGAAGAAGTTATCAAGGCAGCAGAGATGGCAGTCTTGGAATTGGATCTTCCGAGCAAGCCAAAGGATTTCAAAATCAGGTTCAAGAATCTTCCCTCAACGCAGAAAGTCATGATTCGTGACATCCGGAGCAAACATGTCGGCCGGTTTCTGTCAGTCAATGGTATTGTCAGACAAAAATCAGATGTCCGCCCCCAAGTCACCAGCGCGCGGTTTGAATGCCCGAGCTGTGGAAATGTTATTTCAGTGCTCCAGCTTGATACCAAATTCAAAGACCCCAGCCGATGCGGCTGTGGAAGAAAAGGAAAATTTAAACTGTTGAGCAAAGAAATGGTCGATGCCCAGCGCATTGTGCTGGAAGAATCTCCGGACAATCTCGACGGCGGCGACCAGCCGAAGCGTATGGACATTTTTTTAAAACAAGACCTTGTCAGCCCGCTCACTGACCGAAAAACAAATCCCGGCACAAAAATTCTCATTAATGGGATAGTCAAGGAAGTGCCCATCACGCTGAAAGAAGGCGGCCAGTCGATTCGATTCGATTTGCTGGTTGAAGCAAACTATGTCCAGCCGATTGACGAAGACGTTCTTGAAATGGGCATCACGCCAGAAGAAGAGGCAAGAATAAAACAGATTGCCGGAGACCCGCAGGTCTATGAAAAACTTGCGTACTCATTGGCACCGTCGATTTACGGCCACGACAGAACCAAAGAAGCAATCGTGATGCAACTCGTCGGGGGCTGCCATAAAAAAAGAGAAGACGGCACCAGAACCAGAGGAGACTTGCACGTGCTGCTCATTGGCGACCCTGGCGCAGGAAAATCAATGCTGCTTAAACGAAGCCAGGTTGTTGCGCCGAAATCACGCTACGTCACGGGAAAAGGCGCAACCGGCGCAGGACTCACGGCAGCAGTTGTCCGTGACGAATTTCTCAAGGGATGGGCACTGGAAGCAGGCGCGTTGGTTCTTGCAAACAACGGATTTGTCATGATTGACGAGCTTGATAAAATGTCGAAGGAAGACCGCAGCGCCATGCACGAAGCGCTTGAGCAGCAAACCGTCAGCATCAGCAAGGCAAACATTCAGGCAACACTCCGGTGCGAAACAACCGTGCTTGCCGCAGCCAATCCGAAGTTCGGTAGGTTTGACCCGTATGAAATGATTGCAAAACAAATTGACCTGCCGCCCACGTTGATCAACCGATTTGATCTTATTTTTCCGATTAAAGATTTGCCTGACGCAAAAAATGATGCAAAAATGGCAAGCTTCATCCTCGCCCTCCACAAGGAGGGAATAAAGGAAGATGTTGAAATAGAAACTGACATGCTACGCAAGTTCATTGCGTACGTACGAAAAAACATTCATCCCAAGCTGACTGATGAGGCCATTGAGGAGATCAAAGATTATTATGTCAGCATGCGCAACACGGGGCAGGAGGAAGCAGGGATTAAATCTATTCCAATCACGGCACGCCAGCTCGAGGCGCTCGTCCGGCTTTCTGAAGCCAGCGCAAAAGTCCGGCTCTCGGCAACCGTGAGCAGAGAAGATGCCAAGCGTGCAATCAGCCTTGTTGATTATTGCCTCCGGCAGATTGGCCTCGACAAAGAAACCGGTAAGATCGACATAGACCGAATCACCAGCGGCATTAGCGCTTCGCAACGCAACAGAATTGTTATCGTGAAAGAGATTATTAGCGAAGTGGAAAAGGCTATGGGAAAAACCGTCCCAGTAGAAGAAGTAATCCGCGCAGCAGAAGAAAAAGGAATTCCCCGAGAACAGGTTGATGAAGTTATTGAAAAATTAAAGCGCGCCGGTGATATTTTCGAGCCGAAAAAAGGATTTGTCACCCGCATTTGA
- a CDS encoding diacylglycerol kinase family lipid kinase, protein MGKQNRLLLIYNPHAHSGKSITDLPDILEYFKDHDVSVDVVETNGPDDATKKAAAACATYATIVAAGGDGTINEVINGIVSGKNKKKNKNKKQPRLGIIPMGTENVLAQELGISLDPYKACERIIKGTAHAVDLGVARTSTKKRYFIIASGIGFDAHIANSIDPALKKLIGSTAYVLTGLRELFNYTPSNMRIKINGVECRGYFVIVGNAKLYGGGTMLTHKADMTDGLLDACILQSRDVFNFIKFLFGVAIQKHDYFENVVYAHTKKLSIESDKPVLVHVDCEILGTTPVEIQVCPKKLEIIH, encoded by the coding sequence ATGGGAAAACAAAACAGGCTTCTTTTGATTTACAACCCTCATGCGCACAGCGGCAAGAGCATTACCGATCTGCCGGACATTCTTGAATATTTCAAAGACCATGATGTTTCAGTTGATGTGGTGGAAACCAATGGGCCAGATGACGCAACAAAAAAAGCAGCAGCGGCGTGCGCAACCTATGCAACAATTGTTGCTGCGGGCGGCGATGGCACGATCAACGAAGTGATTAATGGTATTGTCAGCGGGAAAAATAAGAAAAAAAACAAAAACAAGAAGCAGCCACGATTAGGCATTATTCCTATGGGCACTGAAAATGTGCTTGCCCAAGAGCTGGGAATTTCTCTTGACCCGTACAAAGCATGCGAACGCATTATCAAAGGAACCGCCCATGCTGTTGACCTTGGTGTTGCAAGAACAAGTACGAAGAAACGATATTTTATTATCGCATCGGGCATTGGATTTGACGCCCATATCGCAAACAGCATTGACCCGGCGCTGAAAAAGCTCATCGGCAGCACTGCATATGTACTCACTGGGTTGAGAGAGCTGTTCAACTATACGCCCTCGAACATGCGCATAAAAATAAATGGAGTTGAGTGCCGCGGCTATTTTGTTATTGTCGGCAATGCGAAATTGTATGGCGGTGGCACCATGCTGACACACAAGGCAGATATGACGGATGGTCTTCTGGACGCATGCATTTTGCAGAGCAGAGATGTGTTTAATTTCATCAAGTTCTTGTTTGGTGTGGCAATTCAGAAGCATGACTATTTTGAGAACGTCGTGTATGCGCACACCAAAAAACTGTCTATTGAATCAGACAAGCCCGTGCTGGTGCATGTTGATTGTGAAATTCTGGGGACGACACCAGTGGAAATTCAAGTATGCCCGAAGAAGTTGGAAATTATACATTAA
- a CDS encoding methionine adenosyltransferase domain-containing protein, with the protein MAERIIHSFEAGRRGKPDELESGLAHLIGAYFLERNPLARFDVRVAGGFSRALQKPRLCISGEVSASVLTEDTYPELHRRLVAHYNKVHQSHLGTTDFVWDFFFKSQADSLAANSCAGDSGNPIAVAYRTSPHHLPWERYLAVEIRDLIDHLYQDSPSGLAGLQPDGKVGVEAVYSGSRLVNLSTITLAVQHDHSLSIEALRLHLGGRVSELLGRTENRYSVSLGTPLLVINGLGAWHTGGWEVDEGTREAKPYRDGFGTYGCMEDSFSGEDPTKPSATGTFLARYIAVQVVAHGLADFARVALGYTIGREEVGLNITTNGTGKLPQEKLEAWVRDNIPLHISGAINRFDLRSPNLYHAIVGSSDFFHAPSFPWNKKGNYAPPPLSDSHRGRL; encoded by the coding sequence ATGGCTGAGCGAATTATCCATTCATTTGAAGCAGGCCGGCGGGGAAAGCCGGATGAGCTGGAATCAGGATTAGCTCATCTGATTGGCGCGTATTTTCTTGAACGTAATCCTCTAGCACGATTTGATGTGCGGGTTGCCGGTGGTTTCTCTCGTGCACTTCAGAAACCTCGTCTCTGTATTTCAGGTGAAGTTTCAGCGTCAGTTCTTACTGAAGATACATATCCAGAACTCCATCGGCGGCTGGTTGCGCACTACAACAAGGTTCATCAATCTCATCTTGGCACGACCGATTTTGTGTGGGATTTTTTCTTTAAGTCGCAAGCAGATTCGCTTGCAGCAAATTCTTGCGCTGGTGATTCAGGCAATCCAATCGCGGTTGCCTACCGTACATCCCCTCATCATCTTCCTTGGGAGCGGTATCTTGCGGTTGAGATTCGCGATCTTATTGATCACCTCTATCAGGATTCTCCATCAGGGTTGGCAGGCCTACAACCTGACGGCAAAGTGGGTGTTGAAGCAGTATACAGTGGCTCACGTTTAGTAAATCTCTCCACTATCACTCTCGCTGTTCAGCACGACCATTCACTTTCTATTGAGGCTCTTCGTTTGCATCTTGGTGGTCGTGTTAGTGAACTTCTCGGCCGCACCGAAAATCGATACTCAGTTTCATTGGGCACTCCATTATTGGTCATCAACGGGCTTGGCGCGTGGCATACCGGCGGGTGGGAAGTTGATGAAGGCACCCGTGAAGCAAAACCCTACCGTGATGGATTTGGCACGTACGGCTGTATGGAAGACTCATTCAGTGGAGAAGATCCCACTAAACCTTCAGCTACCGGTACGTTTCTCGCACGCTACATCGCCGTGCAGGTTGTTGCGCATGGCCTTGCTGATTTTGCACGCGTTGCGCTGGGCTACACTATCGGCAGAGAAGAGGTCGGATTGAATATCACCACAAATGGTACGGGAAAACTCCCCCAAGAAAAACTTGAAGCATGGGTTCGCGACAACATTCCTTTACACATATCGGGCGCAATCAATCGATTTGATTTGCGTAGTCCTAATTTGTATCATGCGATTGTTGGCTCGTCTGATTTTTTCCATGCTCCCTCGTTTCCATGGAACAAGAAAGGAAACTATGCTCCTCCTCCACTCTCCGACAGCCATCGTGGACGCCTTTAA
- a CDS encoding helix-turn-helix domain-containing protein: MQRMDLHQGLRTVGLSDGESKIYLGLLKLGSTTVAKITKEVKIHRTNVYDFLEKLLAKGLVNFVIKGGVKHYKATHPHKLVDYVKEKEHIVTTLLPDLAKLSDFSKDQLVVEVYEGVEGVKTLLNDVLREGKDKVIFGIDETMFQKKLGPFMDWYFKEEKKRGFTERILTRDDVTFVYDYPTVFYRYLPSESFNPTPTYVWGDNVGILIWEPFTVIRIKNAALADSYNKYFEILWKQAKQKPKSALLIKNK, from the coding sequence ATGCAGCGTATGGATTTACATCAAGGTCTTAGAACTGTCGGCCTTAGCGACGGTGAGAGCAAGATATACCTTGGGCTCCTCAAATTAGGATCCACCACCGTCGCAAAAATCACCAAAGAAGTAAAGATACACCGAACCAATGTGTACGATTTTTTAGAAAAATTACTTGCAAAAGGCTTGGTCAATTTTGTTATTAAAGGGGGAGTTAAGCACTACAAAGCCACCCACCCCCACAAGCTTGTCGATTATGTTAAAGAAAAGGAACATATAGTGACTACTCTCCTCCCTGATCTGGCAAAGTTATCTGATTTTTCAAAAGACCAGCTGGTGGTGGAAGTGTACGAAGGGGTTGAAGGAGTAAAAACCCTGCTCAATGATGTTCTCAGGGAAGGGAAAGACAAAGTCATTTTCGGAATAGATGAAACAATGTTCCAAAAAAAACTAGGACCCTTCATGGACTGGTATTTCAAAGAAGAGAAAAAAAGAGGATTTACCGAACGAATCCTTACTCGAGATGATGTTACATTTGTGTATGATTATCCCACTGTATTTTATCGGTATTTGCCCTCAGAATCATTTAATCCAACTCCCACCTATGTGTGGGGTGATAATGTTGGCATATTGATCTGGGAACCGTTTACCGTTATCCGTATCAAAAATGCAGCGTTAGCTGATAGTTACAACAAATATTTTGAAATACTCTGGAAACAAGCTAAACAAAAACCAAAATCTGCACTGCTAATCAAGAACAAATAA
- a CDS encoding translation initiation factor IF-2 subunit beta, whose translation MEYEEMLTKAEGEMPQIVAEKHRFEMPKAQGYLQGNKTVISNFLQMCSYFRRKPEHVLKFLLKELATPGDVRSGMLMLGTKVASAKINEKLQKYADEYVLCGDCGKPDTNIEKEKDVTLLKCTACGSKHPIKGV comes from the coding sequence ATGGAATACGAAGAAATGCTTACCAAGGCAGAAGGTGAAATGCCACAGATTGTGGCGGAAAAGCACCGTTTTGAGATGCCAAAAGCACAAGGATATTTGCAGGGAAACAAAACAGTCATCAGTAATTTTCTCCAGATGTGTAGCTACTTCCGCAGAAAGCCGGAACACGTGCTCAAATTTTTGCTGAAAGAGCTTGCAACACCCGGCGATGTGCGCAGCGGTATGCTCATGCTTGGAACCAAGGTGGCATCGGCAAAGATTAATGAAAAACTCCAAAAATATGCAGATGAATATGTGCTGTGCGGCGACTGCGGCAAGCCCGACACGAATATTGAGAAAGAAAAAGATGTGACGCTTCTCAAATGCACGGCCTGCGGCAGCAAGCATCCTATAAAGGGAGTTTGA
- a CDS encoding TATA-box-binding protein — translation MATATTVPAKTATVPSKALPGREIKVVNIVVSASLGHDIPLEKMAATLSNTEYNPEQFPGLVIRIKEPKTSALIFSSGKIVCTGARSMDKVYESIDKIIKSLEKINIKIKVRPVVKIQNIVASGRVGMDLNLNTLAMKLENTEYEPEQFPGLVYKLAEAKATFLLFSNGKVVCTGTKSEAEVHLALDKLIENLKKIVK, via the coding sequence ATGGCTACTGCAACCACTGTGCCAGCAAAAACAGCTACTGTTCCATCAAAAGCGTTACCAGGACGCGAAATAAAAGTGGTGAACATTGTTGTTTCAGCCTCACTTGGCCACGATATTCCACTGGAAAAGATGGCCGCGACGCTGTCGAACACGGAATACAATCCGGAACAATTTCCCGGCCTTGTGATTCGGATTAAAGAGCCGAAAACATCAGCGCTCATCTTCAGCTCGGGAAAAATTGTGTGCACCGGCGCACGTTCTATGGACAAGGTCTACGAATCTATTGATAAGATCATAAAAAGCCTTGAAAAAATCAACATCAAGATCAAGGTACGGCCCGTCGTGAAGATCCAGAACATCGTTGCCTCCGGCAGAGTGGGAATGGACCTGAATTTAAACACGCTGGCCATGAAGCTTGAGAATACTGAATACGAGCCGGAACAATTCCCGGGTCTTGTGTACAAGCTTGCTGAAGCAAAGGCAACATTCCTGTTGTTCAGTAACGGCAAAGTTGTTTGCACGGGAACCAAGAGCGAAGCCGAAGTGCACCTTGCGCTCGACAAGCTCATTGAAAACCTCAAGAAGATTGTGAAGTAA
- a CDS encoding type II toxin-antitoxin system HicA family toxin: MKLPLLSSKEACRFLEKEGFQIVRQKGSHRFYRHPDGRTTVVPVHSNKDIKRGLLKGILDEIKMSREDFFAKYC, from the coding sequence TTGAAGCTTCCGCTTCTCTCTTCAAAAGAGGCATGTAGATTTCTTGAAAAAGAAGGTTTTCAAATCGTTCGCCAAAAAGGCAGTCACCGATTCTACCGCCACCCTGATGGCAGAACAACGGTCGTGCCTGTCCATTCCAACAAGGACATAAAAAGAGGCCTGCTGAAAGGCATACTGGATGAAATAAAAATGAGCAGGGAAGATTTTTTTGCTAAATACTGCTAA
- a CDS encoding OB-fold nucleic acid binding domain-containing protein, whose translation MPIEIKDIAQQPVQRQPAKKVRIQEITDAQYVAAEGWNPNVLRINNEDVARVNILGAVVAKATTEIFNYDFFTLDDGTGKITVRSFENKNLSKNFDVGTIAMVIGRPREYGGEVYIAPEIVKKIEDTAWVELRKLELETRPVTVAPAAQKENTSDIVVEKESNPDERVIEYIKQKDSGEGVDVEEIIGRYADAQMVIQRLQLQGDIFEVRPGRVKVL comes from the coding sequence ATGCCGATTGAGATAAAAGACATTGCCCAACAGCCTGTTCAGCGCCAGCCCGCAAAAAAAGTGCGGATTCAGGAAATTACGGACGCGCAGTATGTTGCGGCAGAAGGATGGAACCCTAATGTGCTGCGTATCAACAATGAAGACGTAGCGCGTGTCAACATTCTCGGTGCGGTGGTGGCGAAGGCAACAACTGAAATTTTCAATTATGATTTTTTCACACTTGACGACGGAACCGGGAAGATTACCGTACGTTCTTTTGAAAATAAAAATCTTTCAAAGAATTTTGACGTTGGTACCATAGCTATGGTAATTGGCAGGCCGCGCGAATATGGAGGCGAAGTGTACATCGCACCGGAGATTGTAAAAAAAATAGAGGATACCGCATGGGTTGAACTCCGCAAACTTGAGCTGGAAACCCGGCCAGTGACCGTTGCACCGGCAGCGCAAAAAGAAAATACCTCGGACATTGTTGTTGAAAAAGAAAGCAATCCTGACGAACGAGTCATTGAGTACATTAAACAGAAGGACAGCGGCGAAGGAGTTGACGTGGAAGAAATTATCGGGAGGTACGCAGATGCGCAGATGGTTATCCAGCGGCTCCAGCTCCAAGGAGATATTTTTGAGGTGCGGCCGGGACGCGTGAAGGTGCTGTAA
- a CDS encoding type II toxin-antitoxin system HicB family antitoxin → MARTFHVLIEQDEDGGYVGKVAELQGCLSQGDTLDELMSNIKEAIELCLEVAEEEKGGVSKDQIKFVGVQEVQV, encoded by the coding sequence ATGGCACGAACATTTCACGTACTCATAGAACAGGACGAGGATGGAGGATATGTTGGCAAGGTTGCTGAACTCCAAGGATGCCTCAGCCAAGGCGATACGCTGGATGAGCTGATGTCCAACATAAAAGAGGCAATTGAACTCTGCCTTGAAGTAGCAGAAGAAGAAAAGGGGGGAGTGAGTAAAGACCAAATAAAATTTGTCGGCGTTCAAGAGGTACAGGTGTAA
- a CDS encoding TraB/GumN family protein has product MKHVILLGTSHIAEESVRAIESAIEKHLPDIVAVELDAGRLEALTHKQRRASFFQLVPRVGVTGAVFALIGAYMQKRLGAQVGVLPGADMLAAVRAAQKRKLQVFLIDQNIEVTLARFSQQFTLREKMRLLGDILMALFFPQRQMKKYGVFTLDLSRVPSTKLIARLIREIKKRYPSLYRVLIQERNEYMAYQLVRLLHLHPDKKILAVVGAGHEEGMRALLQKINK; this is encoded by the coding sequence ATGAAACACGTTATTTTGCTCGGCACCTCCCACATTGCTGAAGAAAGCGTCCGCGCCATCGAGTCAGCAATCGAAAAACACCTGCCTGATATTGTCGCTGTCGAGCTGGACGCCGGTCGGCTTGAGGCGCTTACCCACAAACAGCGGCGCGCTTCATTTTTCCAGCTCGTGCCCAGGGTGGGCGTTACTGGTGCAGTGTTCGCCCTGATTGGAGCCTACATGCAGAAAAGACTGGGGGCGCAGGTGGGTGTGCTTCCTGGCGCTGACATGCTTGCCGCGGTGCGCGCAGCGCAGAAGCGCAAACTGCAGGTGTTTCTCATCGACCAGAACATTGAAGTGACGCTGGCGCGGTTTTCCCAGCAATTCACCCTCAGAGAAAAAATGAGATTGCTTGGTGATATCCTGATGGCACTGTTTTTTCCGCAGCGGCAGATGAAAAAATACGGCGTGTTCACGCTCGACCTTTCCCGCGTACCCTCTACCAAATTAATCGCACGGCTGATTCGCGAAATTAAGAAGCGATATCCCTCGCTCTATCGTGTGCTCATTCAAGAACGAAATGAGTATATGGCGTATCAACTTGTTCGGCTTCTGCATCTTCATCCTGACAAAAAAATTCTTGCAGTGGTGGGAGCAGGGCATGAAGAGGGAATGCGTGCGCTGTTGCAGAAAATTAATAAATAA
- a CDS encoding stage II sporulation protein M, translated as MVLESLITPYTAEKKPWEMVFLGILFSTVALFISIQIFETMAGLIAVFLTVFACVPLFYNTMKFEEQKDLLPLPERKLLREHARALTFFMCLFLGTVISFVAWYLFLPTEVSQKLFEIQITTIKNINAHSVLGSLTSVDLFNKIFFNNIKVLIFCILFSFFYGSGAIFILTWNASVVAVAIGSFIKKNLASAVSSLGLAKITGFAGVVSFGFMRYLFHGIPEILAYFIGGLAGGIISVAVIQHDLSSDNFERIVFDAADLVLIAVAVLFVAGLLEVYVTPIIF; from the coding sequence ATGGTTTTAGAGTCTCTCATCACACCTTACACCGCGGAAAAAAAGCCATGGGAGATGGTGTTTCTCGGCATCCTCTTTTCAACGGTTGCACTCTTCATCAGCATCCAAATTTTTGAGACCATGGCAGGGCTCATCGCTGTTTTTTTAACGGTGTTTGCGTGTGTGCCGCTTTTTTACAACACCATGAAATTTGAAGAGCAGAAAGATCTTCTGCCTCTGCCGGAGCGAAAACTTCTGAGGGAACACGCGCGTGCGTTGACGTTTTTCATGTGTCTTTTTCTCGGTACGGTTATTTCATTTGTCGCGTGGTACCTTTTTTTGCCAACTGAGGTAAGCCAAAAGCTGTTCGAGATTCAAATTACCACCATCAAAAACATCAATGCCCATTCAGTTTTAGGCAGCCTCACCTCGGTTGACTTGTTCAATAAAATATTTTTCAACAACATCAAAGTGCTTATTTTCTGCATTTTGTTTTCTTTTTTCTACGGCAGCGGCGCGATATTTATTCTAACATGGAACGCTTCAGTTGTTGCCGTTGCCATTGGCTCGTTCATTAAGAAAAATCTTGCCTCTGCAGTTTCATCGCTTGGCCTTGCAAAAATTACTGGATTCGCCGGCGTGGTGTCGTTTGGGTTCATGCGCTATCTGTTTCATGGCATCCCGGAAATTCTTGCCTATTTTATCGGCGGGCTTGCCGGCGGAATTATTTCTGTTGCCGTCATCCAGCACGATTTGTCGTCGGACAACTTCGAGCGCATTGTCTTTGACGCTGCCGACCTGGTACTGATTGCAGTTGCCGTGCTGTTTGTCGCCGGGCTGTTAGAAGTGTATGTGACACCAATTATTTTTTGA